The following are encoded in a window of Falco biarmicus isolate bFalBia1 chromosome 8, bFalBia1.pri, whole genome shotgun sequence genomic DNA:
- the METTL5 gene encoding rRNA N6-adenosine-methyltransferase METTL5 isoform X1 translates to MKKLKLKELESCLQQVDTFESPKLLLEQYPTSPHIAARMLYTIHNTFDDIENKTIADLGCGCGMLSIGSAMLGAGLCVGFDIDADALQIFNSNIEDFELTNVNMVQCDVCSFSDAMSETFDTVIMNPPFGTKHNKGMDMIFLKTALQMAKTAVYSLHKTSTRQHIQKKADEWEVKMEVIAELRYDLPASYKFHKEKSVDIEVDFIRFSAKKLLN, encoded by the exons ATGAAGAAATTGAAGCTTAAAGAACTGGAAAGCTGTCTTCAACAAGTTGATACTTTTGAAAGCCCAAAACTACTCCTTGAGCAGTATCCAACAAGCCCTCATATCGCAG cacgTATGCTTTATACAATTCACAATACGTTTGATgatattgaaaacaaaacaattgcAGATTTAGGATGTGGTTGTGGCATGCTCAGCATTGGTAGTGCAATGTTAGGAGCAGG atTGTGTGTGGGGTTTGACATTGATGCAGATgcactgcaaatatttaataGCAATATTGAAGACTTTGAGCTCACGAATGTCAACATGGTTCAGTGTGatgtctgttctttttctgaCGCCATGTCAGAGACTTTTGACACAGTTATTATGAACCCTCCGTTTGGTACCAAGCATAATAAAG GAATGGatatgatttttctgaaaactgctttACAAATGGCAAAAACAGCTGTATATTCCCTTCACAAAACTTCAACGCGGCAG CACattcaaaagaaagcagacGAATGGGAAGTGAAGATGGAAGTCATAGCAG AACTTAGATATGACTTACCAGCATCATACAAGTTCCATAAGGAGAAATCA GTTGACATTGAAGTGGATTTCATTAGATTTTCTGCCAAGAAACTTCTGAACTGA
- the METTL5 gene encoding rRNA N6-adenosine-methyltransferase METTL5 isoform X2 translates to MKKLKLKELESCLQQVDTFESPKLLLEQYPTSPHIAARMLYTIHNTFDDIENKTIADLGCGCGMLSIGSAMLGAGLCVGFDIDADALQIFNSNIEDFELTNVNMVQCDVCSFSDAMSETFDTVIMNPPFGTKHNKGMDMIFLKTALQMAKTAVYSLHKTSTRQHIQKKADEWEVKMEVIAELRYDLPASYKFHKEKSGK, encoded by the exons ATGAAGAAATTGAAGCTTAAAGAACTGGAAAGCTGTCTTCAACAAGTTGATACTTTTGAAAGCCCAAAACTACTCCTTGAGCAGTATCCAACAAGCCCTCATATCGCAG cacgTATGCTTTATACAATTCACAATACGTTTGATgatattgaaaacaaaacaattgcAGATTTAGGATGTGGTTGTGGCATGCTCAGCATTGGTAGTGCAATGTTAGGAGCAGG atTGTGTGTGGGGTTTGACATTGATGCAGATgcactgcaaatatttaataGCAATATTGAAGACTTTGAGCTCACGAATGTCAACATGGTTCAGTGTGatgtctgttctttttctgaCGCCATGTCAGAGACTTTTGACACAGTTATTATGAACCCTCCGTTTGGTACCAAGCATAATAAAG GAATGGatatgatttttctgaaaactgctttACAAATGGCAAAAACAGCTGTATATTCCCTTCACAAAACTTCAACGCGGCAG CACattcaaaagaaagcagacGAATGGGAAGTGAAGATGGAAGTCATAGCAG AACTTAGATATGACTTACCAGCATCATACAAGTTCCATAAGGAGAAATCA GGGAAGTAG
- the SSB gene encoding lupus La protein yields MAENGDGENMSILESKICQQIEYYFGNHNLPRDKFLKEQIKLDDGWVPLEVMIKFNRLSRLSKDFSVIVEALRKSKTGLMEINEDKTKIRRSPNKPLPELNDQYKAAIKNRSVYVKGFPLDATLDDIKEWLEDKGPVENIQMRRTLQRTFKGSIFAVFDSVESAKKFTEIPNQKYKDTELIVLFKEEYCTKKNEERKQNKVEAKARAKQEKEEKQKQAADAEMKSLEEKTGCLLKFSGDLDDQTCREDLHDVFSNHGEIKWIHFVRGAKEGIILFKDIAKEALEKAKEAHNGNLQLRNKDVTWEVLEGDAEKEALKKILEDQQELLKQKTKGRKIKGKGRGGKIPQGVHKGKVQFQGKKIKFENEEEGGEVDSKTEPASPKKRPLEEMEKEEPAPKQLKTENGDGDQ; encoded by the exons ATGGCTGAAAATGGAGATGGCGAAAACATGTCTATTTTGGAAAGTAAAATCTGTCAGCAAATTGAG TACTATTTTGGCAATCACAATCTACCAAGAGACAAGTTCCTAAAGGAACAGATCAAACTAGATGATGGCTGGGTGCCTTTAGAAGTAATGATCAAATTCAACAG GTTAAGTCGCCTTTCAAAAGATTTTAGTGTTATTGTAGAAGCACTAAGAAAATCCAAGACTGgtttaatggaaataaatgaagacAAAACTAAAATCAGAAGGTCTCCAAACAAACCTCTTCCTGAATTAAATGACCAGTATAAGGCTGCAATTAAAAACAGATCTGTATATGTT AAAGGCTTTCCACTAGATGCAACTCTTGATGATATCAAAGAATGGCTTGAGGATAAAGGTCCAGTTGAAAACATTCAAATGAGGCGAACGTTGCAGAGAACATTTAAG GGCTCAATATTTGCAGTTTTTGATAGTGTTGAGTCTGCTAAGAAGTTCACAGAGATCCCAAACCAAAAGTACAAAGACACAGAGCTGATAGTACTTTTCAA GGAGGAGTATTGTACaaagaagaatgaagaaaggaaacaaaacaaagtagaaGCTAAAGCAAGAGCTAAACA ggaaaaagaagaaaaacagaaacaagcagcagatgctgaaatg aaGTCTCTGGAAGAAAAGACAGGATGTCTTCTGAAGTTTTCTGGTGATCTAGATGATCAAACATGCAGAGAAGATCTCCATGATGTATTTTCTAATCATGGAGAAATCAAATGGATACACTTTGTCAGAGGTGCAAAGGAG GGTATTATCCTATTTAAGGATATTGCAAAAGAAGCTCTGGAAAAAGCCAAAGAAGCACATAATGGAAACTTACAGCTTCGAAACAAGGATGTTACATGGGAAGTGCTAGAAGgagatgcagagaaagaagctctgaaaaaaatactggaagatCAGCAAGAAttgctgaaacagaaaacaaaag GACgcaaaattaaaggaaaaggaagagggggaaagaTACCTCAAGGTGTGCACAAAGGAAAAGTACAGTTTCagggcaagaaaataaaatttgagaaTGAAGAAGAAGGTGGTGAAGTGGACAGTAAAACAG AACCAGCAAGTCCCAAGAAGAGACCACtagaggaaatggaaaaagaggaaCCTGCAccaaaacaactgaaaacagaaaatggagatgGAGAtcagtaa
- the KLHL23 gene encoding kelch-like protein 23 isoform X1, with protein sequence MVTAPPRARERPSPRPRSARVKRRAGGGRGAGPEPGAAGSGQSGGGPCRAAMAAAGAEDYSYLYTDSSHPSEFLRAFRAFYLDGLFTDITLQCASGVIFHCHRAALAACSSYFKAMFTADMKEKSKNQIRLPELSHAVLEALVNYAYTSQIQITKRNVQSLLQAADLLQFVSVKKACERFLVRHLDTDNCIGMHSFAEYHDCSELEKESRRILLWQFEDVWKQEEFLDVGKEKLSFILSRENLNVWKEEVAVEAVVKWVGHNVEERIEDIYELLSCIKVDLDNMYLRSALSLQKKCRLNDSKIRSLVYSALNLSPKGLSRRPTAAMYVIGGYYWHPLSEVHVWDPLTNTWVQGTEMPDHTRESYGVTSLGPDIYVTGGYRTESIEALDTVWIYNSERDEWTEGSPMLDARYYHCAVSLSGCIYVLGGYRKGAPVQEAEVYDPLKKKWLPIANMIKGVGNATACVLHEVIYVTGGHYGYRGSCTYDKIQRYHSGSNEWSIVTTSPHPEYGLCSITLQNKIYFVGGQTTITDCYDPEQNEWKQMAHMMERRMECGTVVMNGCIYVTGGYSYSKGTYLQSIEKYNPELNKWEAVGNLPSAMRSHGCVCVYNV encoded by the exons ATGGTCACGGCGCCGCCGCGGGCCCGGGAGCGCCCCTCGCCGCGGCCGCGCTCCGCCCGCGTTAAGCGCCGCGccggggggggccgcggggcgggcccggagccgggggcggcggggagcggacAAAGCGGCGGGGGGCCCTGCAGGGCGGCGATGGCCGCGGCCGGGGCGGAGGACTACTCGTACCTCTACACGGACTCCTCGCACCCCTCCGAGTTCCTGCGGGCGTTCCGGGCCTTCTACCTGGACGGGCTGTTCACCGACATCACCCTGCAGTGCGCCTCGGGGGTCATCTTCCACTGCCACCGAGCCGCCTTGGCGGCCTGCAGCAGCTATTTCAAAGCCATGTTCACAGCCGATATGAAGGAGAAATCTAAAAACCAGATCAGGCTCCCCGAGCTCAGCCATGCCGTTCTGGAAGCCCTCGTGAATTACGCGTACACATCACAGATCCAGATAACAAAGAGAAATGTCCAAAgcctgctccaggctgcagaCCTCCTCCAGTTCGTGTCGGTAAAGAAAGCCTGCGAGCGGTTTCTGGTGAGGCATTTAGATACTGACAACTGCATAGGGATGCACTCCTTTGCCGAATATCACGACTGCTCGGAGCTAGAAAAAGAGTCCAGGAGGATATTGTTGTGGCAGTTTGAAGACGTGTGGAAGCAGGAAGAGTTTCTGGATGTTGGCAAGGAGAAGCTCTCTTTTATTCTCTCCAGAGAGAACCTCAATGTTTGGAAAGAAGAGGTAGCCGTTGAAGCTGTCGTTAAGTGGGTTGGACACAACGTGGAGGAAAGAATTGAAGACATCTATGAACTGCTGAGCTGCATCAAAGTAGACTTAGATAACATGTATTTGAGGTCGGCTTTAAGCctgcaaaaaaaatgcagacttaACGACAGTAAGATAAGGTCACTTGTATACAGTGCCCTGAACCTCAGTCCCAAAGGTCTTTCCAGAAGACCCACAGCAGCCATGTATGTGATAGGAGGATATTACTGGCATCCCTTATCAGAAGTGCATGTTTGGGATCCTTTAACCAACACCTGGGTCCAGGGAACAGAGATGCCAGATCACACCAGAGAGAGCTACGGGGTCACTAGCTTGGGACCAGACATCTATGTGACAGGAGGTTATAGAACGGAGAGCATCGAAGCCCTTGACACCGTGTGGATATATAACAGTGAGAGGGATGAGTGGACAGAAGGCAGCCCCATGCTTGATGCGAGGTATTACCACTGTGCAGTTTCCTTGAGTGGCTGCATCTATGTGTTGGGTGGTTACCGAAAGGGAGCTCCGGTGCAAGAAGCTGAGGTCTACgatcctttaaaaaagaaatggcttCCTATTGCAAACATGATCAAAG GTGTTGGAAATGCCACTGCCTGTGTCCTGCATGAAGTCATCTATGTAACCGGAGGTCACTATGGGTACAGGGGAAGCTGCACCTATGATAAAATCCAGAGATACCATTCAGGTAGCAATGAGTGGAGTATAGTCACCACAAGTCCGCATCCAG AATATGGATTGTGTTCAATTACCTTACAAAACAAGATCTATTTTGTGGGCGGACAGACCACGATCACGGACTGCTATGACCCGGAGCAAAACGAGTGGAAGCAGATGGCTCACATGATGGAGAGAAGGATGGAGTGTGGCACGGTGGTTATGAACGGATGCATCTATGTAACAGGAGGATACTCCTATTCAAAAGGAACGTATCTGCAGAGTATTGAGAAATACAACCCTGAACTGAATAAATGGGAAGCAGTAGGTAATCTTCCCAGTGCTATGCGGTCACAtggctgtgtctgtgtgtataaCGTGTAA
- the KLHL23 gene encoding kelch-like protein 23 isoform X2, with protein MVTAPPRARERPSPRPRSARVKRRAGGGRGAGPEPGAAGSGQSGGGPCRAAMAAAGAEDYSYLYTDSSHPSEFLRAFRAFYLDGLFTDITLQCASGVIFHCHRAALAACSSYFKAMFTADMKEKSKNQIRLPELSHAVLEALVNYAYTSQIQITKRNVQSLLQAADLLQFVSVKKACERFLVRHLDTDNCIGMHSFAEYHDCSELEKESRRILLWQFEDVWKQEEFLDVGKEKLSFILSRENLNVWKEEVAVEAVVKWVGHNVEERIEDIYELLSCIKVDLDNMYLRSALSLQKKCRLNDSKIRSLVYSALNLSPKGLSRRPTAAMYVIGGYYWHPLSEVHVWDPLTNTWVQGTEMPDHTRESYGVTSLGPDIYVTGGYRTESIEALDTVWIYNSERDEWTEGSPMLDARYYHCAVSLSGCIYVLGGYRKGAPVQEAEVYDPLKKKWLPIANMIKGVGNATACVLHEVIYVTGGHYGYRGSCTYDKIQRYHSGSNEWSIVTTSPHPDHDHGLL; from the exons ATGGTCACGGCGCCGCCGCGGGCCCGGGAGCGCCCCTCGCCGCGGCCGCGCTCCGCCCGCGTTAAGCGCCGCGccggggggggccgcggggcgggcccggagccgggggcggcggggagcggacAAAGCGGCGGGGGGCCCTGCAGGGCGGCGATGGCCGCGGCCGGGGCGGAGGACTACTCGTACCTCTACACGGACTCCTCGCACCCCTCCGAGTTCCTGCGGGCGTTCCGGGCCTTCTACCTGGACGGGCTGTTCACCGACATCACCCTGCAGTGCGCCTCGGGGGTCATCTTCCACTGCCACCGAGCCGCCTTGGCGGCCTGCAGCAGCTATTTCAAAGCCATGTTCACAGCCGATATGAAGGAGAAATCTAAAAACCAGATCAGGCTCCCCGAGCTCAGCCATGCCGTTCTGGAAGCCCTCGTGAATTACGCGTACACATCACAGATCCAGATAACAAAGAGAAATGTCCAAAgcctgctccaggctgcagaCCTCCTCCAGTTCGTGTCGGTAAAGAAAGCCTGCGAGCGGTTTCTGGTGAGGCATTTAGATACTGACAACTGCATAGGGATGCACTCCTTTGCCGAATATCACGACTGCTCGGAGCTAGAAAAAGAGTCCAGGAGGATATTGTTGTGGCAGTTTGAAGACGTGTGGAAGCAGGAAGAGTTTCTGGATGTTGGCAAGGAGAAGCTCTCTTTTATTCTCTCCAGAGAGAACCTCAATGTTTGGAAAGAAGAGGTAGCCGTTGAAGCTGTCGTTAAGTGGGTTGGACACAACGTGGAGGAAAGAATTGAAGACATCTATGAACTGCTGAGCTGCATCAAAGTAGACTTAGATAACATGTATTTGAGGTCGGCTTTAAGCctgcaaaaaaaatgcagacttaACGACAGTAAGATAAGGTCACTTGTATACAGTGCCCTGAACCTCAGTCCCAAAGGTCTTTCCAGAAGACCCACAGCAGCCATGTATGTGATAGGAGGATATTACTGGCATCCCTTATCAGAAGTGCATGTTTGGGATCCTTTAACCAACACCTGGGTCCAGGGAACAGAGATGCCAGATCACACCAGAGAGAGCTACGGGGTCACTAGCTTGGGACCAGACATCTATGTGACAGGAGGTTATAGAACGGAGAGCATCGAAGCCCTTGACACCGTGTGGATATATAACAGTGAGAGGGATGAGTGGACAGAAGGCAGCCCCATGCTTGATGCGAGGTATTACCACTGTGCAGTTTCCTTGAGTGGCTGCATCTATGTGTTGGGTGGTTACCGAAAGGGAGCTCCGGTGCAAGAAGCTGAGGTCTACgatcctttaaaaaagaaatggcttCCTATTGCAAACATGATCAAAG GTGTTGGAAATGCCACTGCCTGTGTCCTGCATGAAGTCATCTATGTAACCGGAGGTCACTATGGGTACAGGGGAAGCTGCACCTATGATAAAATCCAGAGATACCATTCAGGTAGCAATGAGTGGAGTATAGTCACCACAAGTCCGCATCCAG ACCACGATCACGGACTGCTATGA
- the PHOSPHO2 gene encoding pyridoxal phosphate phosphatase PHOSPHO2 isoform X2 yields the protein MGRVFVYLGDNGVKEDEMKRTMTTIPFTAGMIDLLGFIGKNKELFDCIIVSDSNTVFIDWILKAAGYHKVFDEVFTNPAAFSSTGYLTVQNFHAHHCVRCPENLCKRKVLKEFLDKQLERGVSYTQVVYIGDGGNDLCPVMFLKKDDIAMPRQGYTLEKKVSQLAKDLSPVECSVLVWSSATDIMSYLKLILKE from the coding sequence ATGGGCAGAGTCTTTGTCTACTTGGGAGACAATGGCGTCAAAGAAGACGAGATGAAAAGAACCATGACAACAATTCCTTTCACTGCGGGAATGATAGATCTTCTGGGTTTTATTGGCAAGAACAAAGAGTTGTTTGACTGCATAATTGTTTCAGATTCCAATACAGTATTTATTGACTGGATTTTGAAAGCTGCTGGCTACCATAAGGTGTTTGATGAAGTGTTTACAAACCCTGCAGCATTCAGCAGTACAGGCTATCTTACTGTACAGAACTTCCATGCTCACCATTGTGTGAGGTGCCCTGAAAACCTTTGCaaaaggaaagttttaaaagaatttcTAGATAAACAGTTGGAGCGAGGAGTAAGTTATACACAAGTTGTGTATATAGGTGATGGTGGGAATGACTTATGTCCGGTAATGTTTTTGAAGAAGGATGATATTGCTATGCCCAGACAGGGATATACCTTGGAGAAAAAGGTTTCTCAACTGGCCAAAGATCTCAGTCCTGTAGAGTGTTCTGTTCTGGTTTGGTCATCAGCTACTGATATTATGTCTTAtctgaaactgattttaaaggaataa
- the PHOSPHO2 gene encoding pyridoxal phosphate phosphatase PHOSPHO2 isoform X1: MKFLLVFDFDHTIVDENSDTWIVKCAPEKKLPNGLRNSYRPGHWIEYMGRVFVYLGDNGVKEDEMKRTMTTIPFTAGMIDLLGFIGKNKELFDCIIVSDSNTVFIDWILKAAGYHKVFDEVFTNPAAFSSTGYLTVQNFHAHHCVRCPENLCKRKVLKEFLDKQLERGVSYTQVVYIGDGGNDLCPVMFLKKDDIAMPRQGYTLEKKVSQLAKDLSPVECSVLVWSSATDIMSYLKLILKE; the protein is encoded by the coding sequence ATGaaatttctgttggtttttgaTTTTGACCATACAATCGTAGATGAAAATAGCGATACCTGGATTGTGAAATGTGCTCCTGAGAAAAAACTTCCTAATGGATTAAGAAACTCCTACCGACCAGGACATTGGATAGAATATATGGGCAGAGTCTTTGTCTACTTGGGAGACAATGGCGTCAAAGAAGACGAGATGAAAAGAACCATGACAACAATTCCTTTCACTGCGGGAATGATAGATCTTCTGGGTTTTATTGGCAAGAACAAAGAGTTGTTTGACTGCATAATTGTTTCAGATTCCAATACAGTATTTATTGACTGGATTTTGAAAGCTGCTGGCTACCATAAGGTGTTTGATGAAGTGTTTACAAACCCTGCAGCATTCAGCAGTACAGGCTATCTTACTGTACAGAACTTCCATGCTCACCATTGTGTGAGGTGCCCTGAAAACCTTTGCaaaaggaaagttttaaaagaatttcTAGATAAACAGTTGGAGCGAGGAGTAAGTTATACACAAGTTGTGTATATAGGTGATGGTGGGAATGACTTATGTCCGGTAATGTTTTTGAAGAAGGATGATATTGCTATGCCCAGACAGGGATATACCTTGGAGAAAAAGGTTTCTCAACTGGCCAAAGATCTCAGTCCTGTAGAGTGTTCTGTTCTGGTTTGGTCATCAGCTACTGATATTATGTCTTAtctgaaactgattttaaaggaataa